The stretch of DNA AAACGCGAAGATGGCTGAAATATCCAGCACAGAGCTTTTAGCCACGTTTTCTTTCCTCTTTTCTCGACTCAGGGAGTTTTTCGAACAGGTTCGCATCTTTGAATCTTCCCCTCAGCGCTTTCACAGGGTCTTGGGGAATCGGCATGACTGTTATGGTATGGTATGCCCGTCATCTATCCATTCAAGCTTTGTTTTCGCTTTGATATCATATCTCCTGCGTATAGCGGCAGGGATGGCGGTCTGCCCCCTTACTGTCACCGTGCTTTCCATATTTCTCCCTCCCGTGACAATTATAAGATTTATTTCTATTTTACAAGATATAAATCATTAGCAGACAATCCCACCAAGAGTATGAATTGGCAAACGCATAGCTACTTCTCCATCAATCTTCACAACAATGGTCTCGCTTTCCTTCGAAAGATACGCTCCCTGAGTGGTCACAAAGAGCGTGTTAAGAAGCTTTTTCATATTCCATTAATCCTTCAGAAGTATCTCATTTCTTGACAAGCACCATGCTTACTTGTACAATAATTTGTACAATGTAAAAAGGAGATATCCATGGCAACGATTACATATTCAGATGCCCGCACAAGGCTTGCCGCAACAATGAAAAAAGTATGCGAAAACCATGAGCCTGTGATCATCACCAGGCAGAAGGAAGAATCAGTTGTAATGCTCTCTCTTGAAGATTTCAGAGCACTCGAAGAAACTGCATATCTTCTCCGCGTGCCCAAAAACGCCCTGCGTTTGCTGGAATCCATCGCAGAGCTTGAACGCGGCGGCGGAAAGACTCGCAAACTCGCCGAGTGAAGCTCATCTTTTCCAAAAATGCCTGGGAGGATTATCTCTACTGGCAAAAGACCGACAAGAATATGCTGAAACGCATAAACCGGTTGATCCATGAGATCATGAACGATCCGTTCACAGGTCCCGGAAAACCCGAACCGCTCAAGCACGGACTTTCCGGTTACTGGTCCCGCCGCATTAACGACGAGCACCGGATTGTGTATCGGCCTGCCGAAGATGCTATTCTTATTGCCCAACTGCGTTTTCATTACTGATTTCAGTTCTTCTGCACTTATCAATATTCCGGCAATCAATTATCGAAAGACCGGCGTATGAAAATATTTTCAGTTTCAATCCTTGTTTTCATGGAAGTATCTCATAAACTGTTCAATGTGAAGAAGGTATCGCTCCTCACCGAGTTTCAATCCACGCCCCTGCGCGAGGGGCGACGTCAACCGTCAGCAAAACCTCCCTATGTCGTTATGTTTCAATCCACGCCCCTGCGCGAGGGGCGACGTCGGTCACCGTCACCTTCCTCCCGCCTGTGACGTTTCAATCCACGCCCCTGCGCGAGGGGCGACACCTTGCTCCACCATCGTCTCTTCTACCGTATTCTGTTTCAATCCACGCCCCTGCGCGAGGGGCGACAGGATCTTTCTGCGACGCCATAAACTCTACAATGTTTCAATCCACGCCCCTGCGCGAGGGGCGACTTTATCTCTACGCCGGGTTCAGGACGGAGGACAGGTTTCAATCCACGCCCCTGCGCGAGGGGCGACTTTAATAGACCGGGTGATTTTATCAATATGCTCCTGTTTCAATCCACGCCCCTGCGCGAGGGGCGACATCGTATAACGGCGGCTGGACGCTTCTCAGAAAAGTTTCAATCCACGCCCCTGCGCGAGGGGCGACCGGAACCGAA from Nitrospirota bacterium encodes:
- a CDS encoding type II toxin-antitoxin system prevent-host-death family antitoxin, which encodes MATITYSDARTRLAATMKKVCENHEPVIITRQKEESVVMLSLEDFRALEETAYLLRVPKNALRLLESIAELERGGGKTRKLAE
- a CDS encoding Txe/YoeB family addiction module toxin, whose translation is MKLIFSKNAWEDYLYWQKTDKNMLKRINRLIHEIMNDPFTGPGKPEPLKHGLSGYWSRRINDEHRIVYRPAEDAILIAQLRFHY
- a CDS encoding AbrB/MazE/SpoVT family DNA-binding domain-containing protein, translated to MESTVTVRGQTAIPAAIRRRYDIKAKTKLEWIDDGHTIP